In Melanotaenia boesemani isolate fMelBoe1 chromosome 5, fMelBoe1.pri, whole genome shotgun sequence, the DNA window TCTTATTCCCACTACAAGGTGTAATCGGGTATAAATATACTACAGTGCAACATCACAGAGCTGAAAAGCAGGTATAaaaagacacttaaccctcagGGTAGTTTATTTCTACCCTGGATCATCTCCATTTGGCTGCTAGAATAAATCATCTTGTGGAATTAGTTTAGATCTGCTTCAGCACATTCACAATCACCAGCATCCTAGAGTGGCTTCCTGCTTGTCTGGGTTTTGAACTGTTTGTAAGAATTTGAAAagagaaacagctttttttttttttttttaattgattgaaGATTAAGATCAGCATCAAAGGCAAATGTAAATCCTTCTAAAGATCAAACCTGTGcaatgatatatattttttttttacgatGACTGGTTTTTTTGGGGGGACtgacatgtgctcagtgtggttTTATGAAAGAAACATTGAAGATGCCGAAATCCTTTTTACCAATTACTGTATGATTCGTCATGGGCTGGTATGCACACAACTGTGaaataaaagattttgtttCAACTAACTTGCTGAACAACTGGTTATTTTTACAGCTTGGCATTTTAAGAAGACAAGGCAGAAGTAGTAGTCATGgttattttcaattaaataagGTCAGAGTAACCAGTCAGCTATAAATTTTAAAGCTTTGCTCTGTCAAGGATTTGAGTTTGTGTGTCTGACAGTCAAAATGGATGGCATTAAGTTATCCTAGTCCCATGTGGGTTTTTCACAGAGGGAGTACCAGGTTCATGCCAGTGTGGACTTTGACCCCCACTGAGGTGTGAAGTGCTTcatgaagtaaaagaaaaaagacaaaaccacAACgtgtgcatacacacacacatatacacgtATCTTCATCTGACAGGCCACAGCTCGTGGTTTGCACTCGCATGCTGTTGACAAGCCCTCACCTGGATCCCAATTCATTTCCCTGGGGGAGATCAGTGAAAGTGCAGAGATACATCTGTGACAGGTGACCCAGTTCACTGAGGTTTTCTCACCTTTCACTCACCCCTGTGCTAACCCTGCTTCTGTCGCCACAGCATCTGGAGTGTGTGGCATTTTTGATGTTGCTTTGAGCAGAGCTTGTGGCCTGGCTGGTTGTTGTAGAAGTgaaaggtttcttttttttatggctCTAAAATTTTATAAAACCACACTGAAACCATAAGATCTTTTGGTCTATTTGGAATTTCAGGGTAAAGCACTTGTGGTTTGGGTTTTATCCAGCACACAGTACAAATGTTTTATCAGACTCTTGGGCTCGtaggtttgttttttcaaattttcCTGAGGAGTTGCTATGATGTGGTGGGGTGCATAATTCTGCTCAAGTTTACATGTAAAAGAGTTGCTGGGTTTATCAAAGTGATGTTTGATGTTAAGTGATGCCAAAACCCTGTTTTCCTGCATGATGGCTTcttaacatttaacttttacattAAGTTTAAATTgagttttaatgtgtttcttcTATATCCATCAATCAGCATCTAGATGAAATTTGCTCAGTAGTGTCCAGGCTCTAGCATCTCAGCCAGGTGCATGGCCATCTCTGTCCAAGGGGAGGTGCGCCGCCCCTGAGGGCATCCTAGATGTTGGACCTTGTCAATATTCTGTGGCTCAAACTGCTGCAGTGTGGCGATCCTTGAGGGGAACGCTCTTGGGAACAGCACCCTTTCAACCACATCCAGAGGTAGTTTAGGGATGGAATGAGGCATGTCATCCCACTTGGTGCTGTACTGAAGCTGTCTGCTGTTAGTGTCCTTCCACAATGTGACACTGTCTCTGAGGTCCAGCTCTGCAGGGGGTTTCTCTGGCTGGAGGCCCATGAAAATACTCCAGGGACTGGTAGATAAGGCTGCAGGTTGCTTTAACTGAGTGCTCCTTACTTCCTGAGGGTCATCTGGCTTGCGCTTACACAagcttttgctttgttttggtttatagCTGGTCTGGTCTGGTAACAGACACTGTGCATGGTACTGGCTCACTCTCTGCACTCTGGAAGAGAAATCCTTCAGGAGAGGCAAGCCTTTCTTGTTTGCCCACTCCGCCATCTTCTCATCAGTGAGTGTCTAAAAATTGGAAATAAGAAATTGCACATAATAATGTAATGTTTGCATTTAGAAAATACTTTAACAGTGTGTTTCAGCtgaattttcttattttttaattattattatttatttgtgttatatagtatagtatataGTAATTCTGAACCTGACagggaaacaaagagaaaaaagagtgaaacaagggtaaaaagaaaaggagtaaAGAATCAAAAgaacataaattaaatgtgGAAACAGAGTAGGCTGCCTTAATCATATtacaataatataaataatatcagTGCTAGtaagaaaagaatttaaaaaagaaataagtaaatacaaGAAGAGTAAGACCAGGCACAACCTGACATTCAGCTGCTACTACTAGACATGAGGTAAATAAAAAGCATGGTACAATCTCCATGAGAGAAAGCCACagatacacaaacaaaatacagatacacaaacagcagcagtaaaataaaaaataaagcaaaaatttCAATTGAATTTTCAAATGCAAGAGCAACAAAATACCACCCATACAAGATAATGACATACTAGTGCTCTGACTTTTGATTATTGTATAGTCCTCatatgtttgtatgtgtatgcCTTTTCTGATTCTATtaaaatttaacatatttattacATGGATCCATAATGTTGATTGAAACAGTTTCTACATTATGCAAACTCacctttttatcattatttttctgtttggcaGTATTCACAAGATCTCCGTATAATGCTTGAACCAATTTTCTTTCCTCCATTTCTCTCTTCTTGTCTGCATGCCACAAACAGCTTTTCAGATACCTGCAAACACACAAGAGATCCAATCAAATGTACAGTGGGGTGAAAAAGTGTTTGCCTCCTTCCTGATGTcttattttttgcatgtttgtcacacttaaatgtttcagatcatcaaacacatttatatattaGTCAAAGACAGCACAAGTAAACACAATGcaatttttaaattaaggtttttattattaaaggagAAAACATCCAAACCTACATGGCCCTGTATGAAAGAGTGATTGCCCCTCCTGTTAAAACATAACTTAACTGTGGTTTATCACAGTTCAATTTCTCTAGCCAGACCCAGGCCTGATTACTGCTGCCTGTTCTCAATCAAGAAATCCCTTAAACAGAACCTGCCTGACAAAGTGAATTAGACTAAAAGATCCTCAAAAGCTAGACGTCATGCCCAGATCCAAAGAAATTCAGGAATAAATGAGCAAGAACGTAATTGAGCGCTATCAGTCTGGAAAAGGTTATAAAGCCATTTCTATACTTTTGGGACTCCAGCGAACCACAGTGAGAGCCATTATCCACAATTTGTGAAAAGATGGAACAGTGGTAAACCTTCTCAGGAGTGGCTGGCCGACCAAAATTACCCCAAAAGTGCAGCAAAAAGTTATCCAAGAGGTCACAAAAAACCGCACAACAACATCCAAAAAACTGCTGGTCTCACTTGCTTCAGATAAGGTCACCATGAGAAAGAGACCGGGCAAAAATCCCCCCGTGACATAAagcatgttttaaataaatgttaaagtaCTAAAAGTGCTAAAGTAAAttaaacagacataaaaaaaaacacacaacaagaactcacacacaaaaacaacaactcatTGTGTCTTGAATGAAAGGGAGAAAATATGAGTCTTTAAAATAGGTGTTTCAGAAATTTGAGGCTGCAGCTAAAACAGCCAGATCTGCTCGAAGCTTCAACTTCATCTTTGGAACAACCAAGAGCAAATGATCAGCTGACTTTAGAGACCATAAGAGAGATGAAGTAAGACTGAGGGGCAGGGTGGACCGAGGTcaataagacatttaaaacaaaagaattttaaaatgaattccGTAGCACATAGAAAGCCTGTGAAGGGCAGCCAGAACATGTGCAGTATCTTTGAATAAGTCAACGAAAATGAACTCAAATGGTTTACTTAGAATTTCATATTGTCGTGAAGTTTTTGTTTCATACCTTGCTACTTTCCTGTGGCACCATATACGAGCCAAGTCCAGAGGTGTATGCCCCATGCTGTccttcttcatcaggtctgctCCAGCCTTCACCAGCATCTCTACGCACCTGAGGAGGCCCTTGGAGGCAGCCAGGTGCAGTGGGGTCTGCCCTGAGTGTGTGGTGCTGGttaataaggaaaaaagaaaaatctgatctTGTGTGCCACTGTTGTCTGGCCTGATTAGCAATACAACCTCCATCACAGTTGTCACACTCTGCACTTTGAGTCTATTTGAGTAGAACATACAACTAGACTGACACCAgacataaatgaatgaatgatgactATTTCACAGCAAAAAGCACCTACGCATTGACATCAGCTTCATGCTCGAGTAGGTATCTGAGGCAGGCAGAGGTGTTGGGGGAGGCCCCGAAGAACAAGACCATGTGAAGTGGGCGGTGTCCCTGGGAATCACTGCTGTTGATCCACCACTGCTTGGCCTCCACCAGGTTCTGGATGGAAATGAGTTCCCCATAAAGGCAAGCCACATGAAGCTCTGGCAGATCCTGGAGGACAGAGTGTAGCCGAGGAAAGGAAACTCTTTCTTCTATGATATGCACATCATTCAAAAAGTAGGTGAGCAAACATTCATACCCACCATCCCCATTTTGCATGATTCATTTTtatggtacaaaaaaaaaaaaaaaaaaaaaggatggtgGAGTGGTAGTccagtggttacagaggtgggcttaggtctggagaacctggttTTGAGTCCCTGGCgtgccaacagaggtgaaccacttTGGGCCtttgagcaaggcccttaacctcTCCTCCCCACCCGAGCACCGAAACATAGCAGCCCACTAATACATCTAGAGATAGGTCAAATACAGAGCTCAATTTCACAATTGgcaattaaaaaattaaaatatattactattattaaattCACAGGCATGATTACATACATTAATGATGGCTGCATGCAATTTGGGTGCTTCAGGTTCAGGGTTCTCCTATTATACATGATTTCATGTTAAAAGTGATCAGCACATGGAGCTAGAATAAAACTATTGTTATATTTAAATCAGTGATAGTCTTTTGCCTATCTGTGGAGAGTCAAACAAAAGtaattcttaaataaataaaataaaaactcaactAAATATTAGGGACTGTGATCTCGAAAATAGAATTTAATGATGTGTTTTAAAGTGCTGTTAATAATAAGACTTTtatattcacatttttcacaataatcaaattttttttttttttttttttatagcccAAGACTTGTCTACCCCACCTGTTTGTTTTCCGTCCTCTCTGGACTCTGAGCAGCGACAGCTGGTAACATCTGCCCACTGGAAGACGGGGCTCTGCGGGACCGGTTCCTGCCAAACAAAACCACCTAAAAACTGCTGTAGGTGCATAACTATGGTTTAAGgcgataataataaaaa includes these proteins:
- the ankrd53 gene encoding ankyrin repeat domain-containing protein 53 isoform X2; the protein is MLPAVAAQSPERTENKQDLPELHVACLYGELISIQNLVEAKQWWINSSDSQGHRPLHMVLFFGASPNTSACLRYLLEHEADVNATTHSGQTPLHLAASKGLLRCVEMLVKAGADLMKKDSMGHTPLDLARIWCHRKVARYLKSCLWHADKKREMEERKLVQALYGDLVNTAKQKNNDKKTLTDEKMAEWANKKGLPLLKDFSSRVQRVSQYHAQCLLPDQTSYKPKQSKSLCKRKPDDPQEVRSTQLKQPAALSTSPWSIFMGLQPEKPPAELDLRDSVTLWKDTNSRQLQYSTKWDDMPHSIPKLPLDVVERVLFPRAFPSRIATLQQFEPQNIDKVQHLGCPQGRRTSPWTEMAMHLAEMLEPGHY
- the ankrd53 gene encoding ankyrin repeat domain-containing protein 53 isoform X1: MNLSFPCYRVSMATMEAVNKPGRQKRGKCKVGNRSRRAPSSSGQMLPAVAAQSPERTENKQDLPELHVACLYGELISIQNLVEAKQWWINSSDSQGHRPLHMVLFFGASPNTSACLRYLLEHEADVNATTHSGQTPLHLAASKGLLRCVEMLVKAGADLMKKDSMGHTPLDLARIWCHRKVARYLKSCLWHADKKREMEERKLVQALYGDLVNTAKQKNNDKKTLTDEKMAEWANKKGLPLLKDFSSRVQRVSQYHAQCLLPDQTSYKPKQSKSLCKRKPDDPQEVRSTQLKQPAALSTSPWSIFMGLQPEKPPAELDLRDSVTLWKDTNSRQLQYSTKWDDMPHSIPKLPLDVVERVLFPRAFPSRIATLQQFEPQNIDKVQHLGCPQGRRTSPWTEMAMHLAEMLEPGHY